One stretch of Fibrobacter sp. DNA includes these proteins:
- a CDS encoding methionine adenosyltransferase domain-containing protein, translating into LLDKKTRYLVNPTGKFVVGGPHGDCGLTGRKIIVDTYGGMGRHGGGAFSGKDPSKVDRSAAYAARYVAKNIVAAGLAYRCEVQLAYAIGYSKPVSVLVNTFNTGKIDDRKIEEIVAKTFDLSPAGIEKMLDLRKPGYVATAALGHFGRTGARFTWEKTDKAEALKKAAKV; encoded by the coding sequence AGCTTTTGGACAAGAAGACTCGTTACCTCGTGAACCCGACCGGCAAGTTCGTTGTCGGCGGCCCGCACGGCGACTGCGGCCTCACCGGCCGTAAGATCATCGTCGACACCTACGGCGGCATGGGCCGTCACGGTGGTGGCGCATTCAGCGGCAAGGACCCCTCCAAGGTGGACCGCAGTGCAGCTTACGCCGCCCGCTACGTGGCCAAGAATATCGTGGCTGCCGGACTCGCCTACCGTTGCGAAGTCCAGCTCGCCTACGCCATCGGCTACTCCAAGCCCGTGTCCGTGCTCGTGAATACTTTCAATACCGGCAAGATCGACGACCGCAAGATCGAAGAAATCGTCGCGAAGACCTTCGACCTCTCCCCGGCCGGCATCGAGAAGATGCTCGACCTTCGTAAGCCGGGCTACGTGGCAACCGCCGCCCTCGGCCACTTCGGCCGCACCGGCGCCCGCTTCACGTGGGAAAAGACCGACAAGGCCGAAGCGTTGAAGAAAGCCGCCAAGGT